The Coregonus clupeaformis isolate EN_2021a unplaced genomic scaffold, ASM2061545v1 scaf0445, whole genome shotgun sequence genome has a segment encoding these proteins:
- the LOC123484758 gene encoding zinc finger protein 239-like, whose protein sequence is MASCGHLKKHQQRPTGKKSHCCSDCGKSYSRSDSLKLHLRIHTGENSHCCSDCGKRFTSSADLKKHLRIHTGEKPYSCDQCGKSFTHSSNLKAHQRIHTAEKPYSCDQCGKSFSKSSYLTIHQRTHTGEKPHHCFDCGKSYSRSDSLKIHQRIHTGEKPYSCDQCGKSFNDTSSLKTHQRIHTGEKPYDCDQCGKSFNDTSSLKTHQRIHTGEKPYDCNQCGKSFNDTSSLKTHQRIHTGEKPYDCNHCSDCGKTFSQSSTLQSHQRIHTGEKPYSCSDCGKTFSQSSTLQSHQRIHTGEKPYSCDQCGRSFVTSNQLTIHQRTHTGEKPYHCSDCGKRYSGKISLIIHQKIHT, encoded by the exons atggcgtcgtgtgg acacctcaagaaacaccagcagagacccacagggaagaaatctcactgctgctctgactgtgggaagagttattCAAGATCAGATTCACTAAAACTACACCTAagaattcacacaggagagaattctcactgctgctctgactgtgggaagagattcacctcTTCAGCAGACCTTAAAAAACATCtgagaatccatacaggagagaaaccttatagctgtgatcaatgtgggaagagttttactcattcAAGTAATCTGAAAgcacaccagagaatacacactgcagagaaaccttatagctgtgatcaatgtgggaagagtttttctAAATCTAGCtatctgactatacaccagagaacacacacaggagagaaacctcacCACTGCTTTGACTGCGGAAAGAGTTACTCAAGATCAGATTCACTAAAAatacaccagagaattcacactggagaaaaaccttacagctgtgatcagtgtgggaagagttttaatgATACAAGTAGCCTgaaaacacaccagagaattcacactggagagaaaccttatgactgtgatcagtgtgggaagagttttaatgATACAAGTAGCCTgaaaacacaccagagaattcacactggagagaaaccttatgactgtaatcagtgtgggaagagttttaatgATACAAGTAGCCTgaaaacacaccagagaattcacactggagagaaaccttatgactgtaatca ctgctctgactgtgggaagaccTTTTCACAATCATCTACATTGcaatcacaccagagaattcacacaggagagaaaccttatagctgctctgactgtgggaagaccTTTTCACAATCATCTACATTGcaatcacaccagagaattcacacaggagagaaaccttacagctgtgatcaatgtgggaggagTTTTGTTACTTCTAACCAGCTGACTATACACCAGCGAACACACAccggagagaaaccttaccactgctctgactgtggaaagagataCTCTGGTAAAATATCTCTGATTATacatcagaaaatacatacatga